The DNA sequence TTGATGTCTTTTTCTTTCCACCTGTGTTTTCCTTACGGTTGTTCCCAATAACCGGCGGTCATACTTGAACAATTCAAAGTACTATAACAAGGTATCAGTCAAAAGAAGTAAATTcgtcaaaaccaaaaacaatactGTTCAAAGCAACACTCAGCTGTTGTTATGTGCGCGTGTTAAGCGTTCAATATTCATCTCTCCCCCTCATAAATTTTAGGGCTCTCCCAAGCATTTAATTTGTCAAACAGTAGACATATAAATGAATGACGATTAGGCTTTGCTAACGTAGTAGTTTGTGACTTGTGATGACCGCTACTATTGCTATTCGTATAACACAAAAACAGAGTAATATAAAGCAGTTGAACAGGGGTTCTGCTAATCTTGCAGTCTAGTAGGTGCAATTGAGTTTCAAATAGATGCAAGCTCTTATAATGTTGTCTGACTTCTCTCCATATATGCTGCTAGGTTCTCCCCACGTTGCAAGATCCGACGATAAAATCGTCCCTCTCGTATGTTTTAACCAGGAAAGAAGTAGAGATTCACATTTATGGAAGACCTTTAATATTGCATACATAGGCTGATGGTATAAAATACTTTCCAAAAACATATTGGATATTACAACAAATCGTAACTTATATCGTCTCAAGAAACATATATAAGTGGTTCTACATCCGATGGAGAACCACTACCAATATGGATTGTGTTATATCGTGCTGAAGTAGAACCAACATGCCATCCATTTAGGACATATTCAACCTCTCCTGAATTTGTATGAACGTCAGAATCTTTTGCTGATAATTGAAATATTCCCTCCAATTGAACTGCAACTTCTTTCATAGTAGGACGCTTCTTTCCCTTCATATTCAAGCAACGCCTTGCAAGCTGTGCAACTGCCATAATTTCTTCCTTGCCACCTTCATTCATAACTCGAGCATCAAGAATGTCAAGCAGACGATTCTCCTCCATTGAAAGAAGGAAATAATTTGTCAGGCTTCTCCACTCTTCTGGCCTCGTCTGAGAAACTGGCTTTTGCCCAGTTAGAAGTTCAACAAGGACCACTccaaagctataaacatcaCTCTTATCCGTAAATTGGCTAGACTGGAAGTACTCTGGGTCTAAATAACCAAATGTTCCTTGAACTTGTGACATGGTAAGATGTGTTTTGTCGATGGTAACTGTTCTGGAAGTTCCAAAGTCTGCAACTTTAGCTCTAAATTTATCATCCAAGAGTATGTTGGAGGTCTTGATATCTCGATGGTAAATGGGAAAGGAAGTTGCTGAGTGTAAGTAGGAAAGAGCTCCTGCCACTTCAATAGAAACTCGCAACCGCACTCTCCATGTAAGAGGAAACTCCTCATTCTGGTGATGAATATACTGAGAAAGAGTTCCATTTGGTATGAATTCATAAACTAGAAGGGGAACTTCGGTCTCTAAACAACAACCCATTAATTTAACCACATTCCTATGAATTATTTGTGAAAGAATAACAATTTCATTAATGAATTGTTCAACTTCTCCTTCATCAACTATTTTAGACTTCTTTATCGCCACAGTACTTCCATCTGCGAGCATGCCTTTGTAAACAGTTCCATGGCCTCCTTGACCTAGAATTCTGTTTGCATTATAATTATCTGTGGCTTTCTCCAACTCCTCGGAATTGAACAATTTAATTTTCTCAACATTAACGTCACCAGAAGATTGTTTCTCCAGCAGCAAACCACCATTCTGCTTAAAAAACTTCTCCTTGCGTTTAgtgtttattcttttctttatgactttGTGTAACCCCCATGCACAAATGAGTATAAGCAATGCTCCAAGAACACTGCCGACAACTGAATAGCTCGATCAATAAAATGAGAAAGGGGTAAATATAACTTGGTGGAGAAGGTATTGTTTTATATGTTCTAAGATTGCAAAAGAAATAATTCAGAAGTTATCATATATTAGGATTTAGAGATCGAGTGCAAGGGCATACCAATAATTGCCAGTTTAACCGTTTGATCCGGAGATTGGCACCTAAACGAACCACGAACGTTGATACAAATGCTGGCACCAGGACATGGGTCTGAATCTTCACATTCATTGATATCTGAGATTTATACAAATATTGTAACTAACAAAGGAATTTGATGCAATTAGTGGAAATTAAACATTTCAATAGGCTGTCTGTACAGAAACAATTTCAATATTCAGTTCTATAGaataaatagaattttttttttttgggcagtAGAGGCCTTCGAAATTGCATTTGAAGAACTTTGAGTTCATATGTTGTTGAACTGTAAAAGATGGAATTAAGTTATAAAAGATACAAAGTGTAATTTCTACGTACGTCATGATTTTTCAGCTCGGAAATGTTTATTTTACCTTGACATCCGTTGGGAAGGTAGGGGTTTCCCTGAAACCCGGATGAGCAGGAACACAAACTAGCATTTGTGCATGTCGTGCCCGAGTTATTGGCCCAATCAGCTGTTCCACGTATTTGAAGAGTTGAGTAATTACTTAATCTCCAGTCGAGCAACATAGGGATGGCAAGTTGCTTTATGGATACCATTCCTCCGCTTGAGTACCCAACCCAATCCGGGTTTACCAAAAATGCCTTCTTGCAAGAGTCATTTCCAGGGTAAGTTGTATCTATTGCTTGATAGCTGTAGTTGAAAGCAGTAAGATTCGGAGGAATGTTGGTCTGGCAGCATGAGTTGATACCTGTGCAGCCATCAAGAAATTCACGTTGTGCAGGATCACTGCCGTCACAAGTGGCCAGGCAGCCACCACCTTTTGAACCGTTGGAGAGCATCATCCAGGTGATTCCACCGCATCCAATTACAGTGAATTTGTTTTTCTCGGAGTAGAGGAACGGGCTTCCGCTCAAGTTGGCTGGTAGGACGGCAGTTCGCTGATCAACGCAGCCAAGACTAGAGAAGGTGAAGTTAGTTGTTACCTGTATTGTTCCTGCTTCAAGAGATATATTGAAGACCACAAGGTTCAGATTGGCGGGGTTCAAGTAAGCTGTGGGTTGGCCGGCGAACTTGCCGGTGGGTTtgtaacagaaaattttgaacCAGTCGTCTATGTAACAACCTGCTTCAATTCCAAAAGGATATGGGATTTTAACATCTCCGCAATCTTGTGTACAATTAGGCTTTGCTATCGGTAAGGCTTCTGATGCTACCGGCTGCGCCGCAATAGTACTCATAGACCACAAGAACACAGTGATCACATGAAGTAAAAACAGAACAGGTACCATTCTGCtgcttctttctcttctctttgtTGTCTCTCTATATTCTAGCAGGAAGATTGGAATCAGAAAATTAAGCAAATGATTCTAAGTACTCTCATCCCTGTTTGGATGTGTGTTTATATACCGTGTTTTCAGGGTGAGAGATGGTTCTTTGCATCTTCTCAGGAAAACGAATTACAGAGTCTTCTCAAACACGACTCCAAGAAGAAATGTCACCATTAGAAATTTCTCATTCTGCTTTCCAGGTGTTAAATTGTTGCTGGCTGCAGCCATACttgacaaataaaaatcgagGTGACTTGACTGAAGGGGTCAATTATATATGCTATTCATGTCATGTTTTACCGATTCATGTCATGTTTTACCGAAGCGGTCAAAATTCAAATCAGTACTACAAaatatcaatattaattcaggagaagaaaaaatcatCAGGACAAATTATCAATATCATTGgccttttgtttcttcttcctcctagaTTTCTTTATTTACCTATCTCCTGTCGAGTAGGATGCTAGTTTAATTTAGAGCTCCAGTTAGCCATGAAAAGATCGAAGATGACTCTCAACTAGTTTATAATGGTATAATATATGAGAGTTGGAAAGAtgattattttgaaattttttttaagaatttaGAATAACCAAAATGTTCGTAAGTGATAACTCAAGGAAGAATTGGCTTCAAGCCTTCAACGTGACACTAGAGGAATTCTCAAATTGGTGGATATGTGGAAGAACTGACTTCAACATGCATGATACTAACTGGAAGTTCGGAACAGTTCTCAAATGAACCGCTTTGCTTGTCGAGTAAACttattgtttggctccaaaaccagctggcgtgcaaactgtctcttttgctgatgtgattgcgcaagcgtgccagcaccgtggggtgcagtcgtcggggtagtcccttgacctgacttcttcttcaaacgatgtggacgaggagagcaccaacctcgccacaaggttcttttcttgccttttggaaaaagacttcttgccttactggTAAgaactttggttgtgatctcttgcgttcaccgaatcgatacttagtgttgtagactaagcagagcaatcactgggaagttggagaaagcacgggttttgctaaagcgtgactttagcttcgctgggttgcgagggtgttacccttgcttcgctggtagtatctgtGGCAGTggcactggcagtcggctcggagagactaggactggaagtacggtcgccgggtttcaacaaggttgaaggtttgctctggggaggctttgtaatcactgggattgattgattttagagAGGTCTTCTACTTTgccgcttaaccctgtatttatacacTAGGGTTTCGACTACTCCTTGCCCTagaaggattattaattgaagtttccttttcaatctctgctacttgattctaataaggtttcgttttccttatggatcacggaatgggcgaagctatactCCAAACCagagtaggcttatttttgggccgcaggtatcggcccactgggTCAAATCCACCAAATGATCTTGCCAAAGATACTTTTGGGCttaaacattgccccccaggccccgaaatcaggcccatgaagatgtaactgattgaaggggactaaaacgacgCGCCGATCGCTAGAAACGATGTCATTAATGAGGGTCGCGTCCTTTCGCTTGCGAAACAcctttctgtcgtatcgtttccctcacaaaattccttatttaaacTCGCAACCGCATCAGACccgtcacatcagaaactctttcaGTCTCCTAAACCCAAAAAACCCACTTTCTTCCAACATCTCCTtcgcagaaacccagaaatggctcccccaaagaagatagtcatcgatcaagaagaagaactgaacgaAAAGGTTGCCCATACTTGGGGAACCAGCATTGGTACCCGCATTCGTCTCCACACTTCTATCCATAGGCCCTTGCTCCTCCAATTTCAAAACCATCACGTCGGACTAGGGCCAGTGCCGCAAGACTCTATTCCGGCCGATGCTATTGCTTTCTACCGCCAGCCCGCTCGTcggcccattccagtcctccgaaggagTCCTGGAGACTTCAGTAGTTGGGGTGCCCAGAATCAtcgagccaaaatagggcaCTGGCCGTCCTCCATCAGCCCTGCGGAGCTTTCTTGGTATCGCGAAGCACGGACgcgagatctggctcgctggaacgcaGCAGGTATCACACATACTATCGATCTCTGTTTTCGTCTTCCACGCGGAGGCAATCGTTCCCCGCTCGCTGCCTTTCGCTGTTTTTGGAATACCGCCACAAACACTTTTGATTTTCGATTCGGTCAAATGAGTATCACCCTGCTGGATATTCTTACGATCACTAGCCtacccatcgatggcgagcccTATTTACATGGTCAATTTGACTCTGTCACCTTCACCTCGACCATGGCCCAACATGGTCGCAGCGCTCACAGTGGCTCCTATCCACAGTGGTTGTCATATTACAGCAGGGAGCACAATGCGACAGGCGGAATTGCTTTCTTGGAGTATTGGCTCTGTAAATTCATCTTCTGCACTTCCTCTTGTAAGCCCACTGGTACTTGGACTCTTCTGGCGACGACCCTCTACAACGACCGCAGTATCGAGCTTGGGCAACCGATGTTAGGAGCCCTCTACCGTACTCTGTACCAGGCCACTATGTACCCTTTTGAGACTAGCATTTCTGGCCCCTTTTGGATcttggacttctggatccaaacttattttccatttttccgtcgcgatgacatcccgctgcttccaccggccgaccaactcttgggtcaatggTTCAGCCGCGAGAAAAGGTACTCATCCCCTCCCTACTCCGAATGCTTTACATATCTGTACCTTCTGGATGAGATGCCATACTGCGATATAATATTGGGTAGGAGATTCCCAACTCCGCTTGAAAACTGATTCCTTCCTGG is a window from the Rosa chinensis cultivar Old Blush chromosome 2, RchiOBHm-V2, whole genome shotgun sequence genome containing:
- the LOC112187187 gene encoding wall-associated receptor kinase-like 22 isoform X2, with the protein product MVPVLFLLHVITVFLWSMSTIAAQPVASEALPIAKPNCTQDCGDVKIPYPFGIEAGTIQVTTNFTFSSLGCVDQRTAVLPANLSGSPFLYSEKNKFTVIGCGGITWMMLSNGSKGGGCLATCDGSDPAQREFLDGCTGINSCCQTNIPPNLTAFNYSYQAIDTTYPGNDSCKKAFLVNPDWVGYSSGGMVSIKQLAIPMLLDWRLSNYSTLQIRGTADWANNSGTTCTNASLCSCSSGFQGNPYLPNGCQDINECEDSDPCPGASICINVRGSFRCQSPDQTVKLAIIVVGSVLGALLILICAWGLHKVIKKRINTKRKEKFFKQNGGLLLEKQSSGDVNVEKIKLFNSEELEKATDNYNANRILGQGGHGTVYKGMLADGSTVAIKKSKIVDEGEVEQFINEIVILSQIIHRNVVKLMGCCLETEVPLLVYEFIPNGTLSQYIHHQNEEFPLTWRVRLRVSIEVAGALSYLHSATSFPIYHRDIKTSNILLDDKFRAKVADFGTSRTVTIDKTHLTMSQVQGTFGYLDPEYFQSSQFTDKSDVYSFGVVLVELLTGQKPVSQTRPEEWRSLTNYFLLSMEENRLLDILDARVMNEGGKEEIMAVAQLARRCLNMKGKKRPTMKEVAVQLEGIFQLSAKDSDVHTNSGEVEYVLNGWHVGSTSARYNTIHIGSGSPSDVEPLIYVS
- the LOC112187187 gene encoding wall-associated receptor kinase-like 22 isoform X1, whose amino-acid sequence is MVPVLFLLHVITVFLWSMSTIAAQPVASEALPIAKPNCTQDCGDVKIPYPFGIEAGCYIDDWFKIFCYKPTGKFAGQPTAYLNPANLNLVVFNISLEAGTIQVTTNFTFSSLGCVDQRTAVLPANLSGSPFLYSEKNKFTVIGCGGITWMMLSNGSKGGGCLATCDGSDPAQREFLDGCTGINSCCQTNIPPNLTAFNYSYQAIDTTYPGNDSCKKAFLVNPDWVGYSSGGMVSIKQLAIPMLLDWRLSNYSTLQIRGTADWANNSGTTCTNASLCSCSSGFQGNPYLPNGCQDINECEDSDPCPGASICINVRGSFRCQSPDQTVKLAIIVVGSVLGALLILICAWGLHKVIKKRINTKRKEKFFKQNGGLLLEKQSSGDVNVEKIKLFNSEELEKATDNYNANRILGQGGHGTVYKGMLADGSTVAIKKSKIVDEGEVEQFINEIVILSQIIHRNVVKLMGCCLETEVPLLVYEFIPNGTLSQYIHHQNEEFPLTWRVRLRVSIEVAGALSYLHSATSFPIYHRDIKTSNILLDDKFRAKVADFGTSRTVTIDKTHLTMSQVQGTFGYLDPEYFQSSQFTDKSDVYSFGVVLVELLTGQKPVSQTRPEEWRSLTNYFLLSMEENRLLDILDARVMNEGGKEEIMAVAQLARRCLNMKGKKRPTMKEVAVQLEGIFQLSAKDSDVHTNSGEVEYVLNGWHVGSTSARYNTIHIGSGSPSDVEPLIYVS